A portion of the Bacteroides faecium genome contains these proteins:
- a CDS encoding DUF2027 domain-containing protein, with product MKIGDKVRFLSEVGGGIVTGFKGKDFVLVEDADGFDIPMPIRECVVIETDDYNIKHKSSTSTPKPQEPVKPSKPEMPVIQRQPEVRGGDTLNVFLAYVPEDAKAMMTTPFETYLVNDSNYYLYYTYLSAEGKAWKNRSHGLVEPNTKLLLEEFTKDMLNEMERVAVQLIAFKDGKPAAIKPVASVEIRIDTVKFYKLHTFSNSDFFEEPALIYDIVKDDMPAKQVYVSAEEIQVALLQKKTADKPKSQPIVKPNHAHGGKSGIVEIDLHIDSLLDDTLGMGNAEILNYQLDKFREVMENYKNKREQKIVFIHGKGDGVLRKAILDELKRKYSNCRYQDASFQEYGFGATMVTIK from the coding sequence ATGAAAATAGGAGATAAAGTACGCTTCCTCAGTGAGGTAGGCGGTGGAATTGTGACAGGATTCAAAGGAAAGGATTTTGTTTTGGTTGAAGATGCGGATGGATTTGATATTCCTATGCCGATACGTGAGTGTGTAGTGATTGAAACAGATGACTATAATATAAAACATAAATCAAGCACATCGACTCCGAAACCGCAAGAACCTGTGAAACCGTCAAAACCGGAAATGCCTGTCATTCAGCGTCAGCCGGAAGTGCGTGGAGGAGATACCTTGAATGTATTTCTTGCTTATGTGCCCGAAGATGCAAAGGCTATGATGACTACTCCTTTCGAGACTTATCTGGTGAACGATAGTAATTATTATCTGTATTATACCTATTTGAGTGCGGAAGGAAAGGCTTGGAAAAACCGTTCGCATGGTTTGGTGGAACCAAATACAAAGTTGCTGCTGGAAGAGTTTACGAAAGACATGTTGAATGAAATGGAACGGGTGGCTGTACAACTGATAGCTTTCAAGGACGGTAAGCCTGCGGCTATCAAACCGGTTGCCAGCGTTGAGATACGGATTGATACTGTGAAGTTCTATAAACTGCATACATTCAGTAATTCCGACTTCTTTGAAGAACCTGCTTTGATTTACGATATTGTGAAGGATGATATGCCTGCAAAGCAAGTCTATGTTTCGGCGGAAGAAATTCAAGTTGCTTTGTTGCAGAAAAAAACGGCAGATAAACCGAAGTCGCAACCTATCGTGAAACCTAACCATGCCCATGGTGGAAAAAGTGGAATTGTTGAAATAGACCTTCACATTGATTCTTTGCTGGATGATACTCTAGGTATGGGGAATGCCGAAATCTTGAATTATCAATTGGATAAGTTTCGTGAAGTGATGGAAAACTATAAAAATAAGCGTGAGCAGAAAATTGTTTTTATTCATGGCAAGGGAGATGGAGTGCTTCGGAAAGCTATCCTTGATGAACTGAAACGGAAGTATAGCAATTGCCGCTATCAAGATGCTTCTTTTCAGGAATATGGATTCGGGGCTACGATGGTGACTATTAAATAA